TCGAATCCCATCGATATGCGGCATCTGAACGTCCATCAACACCACGTCAGCATGACGACAATGACAGGCTTGGTCCCCGTCGGCAGCTTGGAACACCACCTTCATATCTGGTTGGGAATCAATAAGGAGAGATATCCCGGCTCGTACTAGAGGTTGATCTTCAAAAAGAGCGACCCTAATCACCGAGTTCAACCTCCACGCGAAAAATTCCCTGAGTACTATCGATGTTCATCGTTCCACCTATTGCAGTTATGCGTTCAGATATTCCTTGAAGACCTAATCCCGGAGAGCTGTGGGCGTCGGATAGATAAGGATTAGAGGCGATGATTGTTATATTTTCCGCGCCGACGAATTCTAACGTTCCGCGCGGAGGGTTGCTATATCTCAGCATGTTAGTGATGAGTTCTTGAGTGACTCGATAGGCGGTAAAGCTTTTGACTGAGCTCAAGGAGCGCTCCTGCGATAAGCCAGTGACTATTATCTCAAGTCCCTGTTTTTCCGCCTCGCTAATCAGTTCTGGGATCTGCTCAAAACCAGGCGGGGCAGAAATCTCGCGAGGTGTATCCTCTCTGAGCGTATGTAACACCCCTCTCATATCGGCCAATGATTCGCGGGAAGTTTCCGAAATGGTTTCCAAGGCTTTCACAGCGACTTGCGAATCATGTTCAGCTGCGTACCTGGCACCATCTGCCAAGGCAATAACTCCAGTGAGATTGTGAGCGATAATATCGTGAAGCTCCCTGGCAATTCGCGTCCTCTCTTGAAGGGCGGCAGTAGCTAGTTGGGCTTCAAGAAGCTCAATGCGTTGATCTTGGCGCCAACGGATGACCCCTAGGAGATAAAAGAATCCGAGAATGATCATTGTTATCCCACAGAGAACAAGATCAACAATCCAATCCGTTCTTTCAATGGGACTATGCCCGCTGAGAATAGCGAAACTAACCCCAACCACTGACCAGATCAAAAAGAATATCCTCCGCTGCGAGGATGCAGCGGCAAGATAAATGGCATAGCAAGGAATAGGAGCAATAATGATTGTTTGATAATACGTAGGATCACATAAACCAGCGGTGATACTCAGTGCTATTAGCCCCAGGGCCCAATCTCGATAACGAGAATTTATCCACGGAAATGCCAGAAATAGTAATGCGGCTGAAAGAATCAGGAATCGGGTCAGGAGGGAATTGAGGGTCAAGAGATAGGTAATAGTAAACCAGAGGAGAATCCCTACTCGGACTACTTCTTTTACCCACATGGTTTCGAGGCTAACAAGAACGCTGCGGGTTATCCTCATCCCTGGGGATGATTGAAACCACGTTCTTCCGATCACCTCTTAGAGGTTTCTTTTGTGATAGCCCATCCGTGGCCGAAAACCCTGGGGGTGTTTCATCTGCGCGACGGCGTCAGCAATGACTAGACGAAAACGAGGCTTCATTGGAGGAAGTTGTGAGATCTTAAACCACCCAACATCAATGTTTTCGTCATCATGCACGCAAGGTTGTTCTTCCCCAACTTGGCTAAGACGAATCGCCGTATCAAGAAATAACGCCTGATCCCCGTTGGGATAGGTCACCGGCCCAACCTCTCCTACTCCTAAGAGGGCCTCGACCTGAGCTTCAATACCTGTTTCTTCCCATACCTCTCGTCGCGCTGTGTCGTCGGGTTCATGACCCGGTTCAATAATGCCAGTAATAGGCGTCCATTCCTCGGTGTCTTTTCGCTTCACCAGAAGCACCTCGGGTACTTCCCACACTGGGGAGCCAGGGGCGACGTCGCGAATCACTAGAGCAGTCACCCCACCCATATAGAGGAGATCGTGCCCTACTTTTTCCCGAAGCTCCACAACAAAATCTGGGGTCGGCATAATCCTTTATTTTCCCTTCTCACGCCTGCAATCAGATTCAGTTGGCGTTTCTTCTCCGCGCCTGGATTTTTGCTCCTCCGCCTCCCTGCGAATCTGCGCAGCAAATTCAGCCGGATCAAATTCGCTGGAATATTGAAACGGAGCAAATCTTTCCTGAGCCACGTATTATCTCCTCATCTCTACTGCTTACCTAGACCGCAGTGGTGTTATCGAACATCAGTTGCGGCAATGGAATCGCGGATAAACTTCTTGACCACTTCTGCATCATTCGGTAACTCCGTGACGTGACGAGGCCCGTCTAAAATCCCGGTAAATCGTTCCGGAACCACAGGTTCTTGAGAGGTAGCTTCAATAATCGTGTCCGCAAATTTCACCGGCAACGCGGTTTCTAAGCAAACTACCGGAGTATCAATGTCATCTATCCAGTCACGGGCGGCTTTAATCCCGTCAGCGGTATGAGGATCAACCACCACGTTATATCGTTTCACTACATCAGCGATGGTGGAGAGTCGATCAGCATGGGTGGACCGTGCAGATAGAAAACCGAATTTCTCGGTGATCTGCGGAAAAACCGGGTCATCGGCCAGTGAAAAACCTTGGTCTTTTAGCTGGGTTCCAAAAAGATCGGCGGTTCGATGTGCGTCGCGCGAAAGGACGTCGAAAATGAATCTTTCGAAATTCGAGGCCCGGGATATGTCCATCGATGGACTCGAGGTGGCCTGGGTTTCCGCACTGGACCTGGGGCGATAATGTCCAGTTTTGAAGAACTCATCTAAAACGTCATTTTCGTTGGTGGCGACGATGAGTCGGTCAATGGGCAAACCCATGCAACGAGCAATATGCCCTGCACAAATGTCACCGAAATTGCCTGTTGGAACTGAGAAACTGACTTGTTGTTCATTATTCTCAGTCACCTTTAACCAACAGACGATGTAATAAACAACCTGAGCCAGGAGACGCGCCCAGTTAATGGAATTAACTGCTCCGATCCGGTAGGTAGCTTTAAATTCGGCGTCAGAAGATACGGCTTTCACCACGTCTTGGCAGTCGTCAAAAACACCGTCAAGAGCGATATTAAAAATATTGGGATCATCAAGGCCGAACATTTGGGCTTGCTGGAAGGGTGTCATCCGGCCAGCAGGGGTAAGCATAAAAACCCTAATTCCGGTGCGTCCCCTCATGGCATATTCGGCCGACGACCCCGTATCACCGCTCGTGGCACCTAAAATATTCATAGTTGTTTGGCGACGGTTTAATTCATATTCGAATAATTCGCCCAGTAATTGCATAGCCATATCTTTGAAAGCCGCCGTGGGGCCTTCTGAAAGATGACCGATATAAATACCTTCGCCTAATTCCGTCACCGGAACAATTTCAGAATTGGCGAATTTGGGGCTGTGATATGCCCGGGCAGTCATCGCTTTAAGGTCAGATGCCGGAATATCATCAATAAAAAGACTAAGAACCTCTGCGGCCAAAGCGGCATAACCCTCCTGGCGGAGTAGATTACGCCAAGAGCTTAAGGTGGCATCGTCTAATTGAGGGTAGGTTTCAGGGAGGAAAAGTCCGCCGTCGGGGGCTAAACCGCCTAGCAAAATATCGCTAAATGTGTAAGGGGTCCGGGAGCTGTCACGAGTTGAAAAATAACGCACGCACCTAGCCTACAAGTGGGACGGGGTGTGGGGGTAAGTGCGTGCTTTTAGTGAGGACGTTGTGAAGCTCGATCCCCAGCGGCACGGCGGAAGAAAACCATCATCGTTATAATGACGAGGTAATAAAAATTTGAGAATAATTGAAGAAAGCTATTATAGTTCGGCTTTGTGTCCGCGGCATCTTCCCATTCCTCTTCAGAAAACAGCAATCATCTATCCCAGCCCTCCCCGCAAACAGCAGTGACCGGAAAAGCACTCATGGTGTGGGCTGCAGCCGTATTGCTCTACGTCATCGCCATTACTGGCCGAACCTCGTTCGGCGTGGCAGGAGTAGAAGCTATTCAGCGTTTTCATGTCGATGCCTCGCGGACTGCTGTGTTTACTGCTGTGCAAGTAGGGGTCTACGCCCTAGCGCAAATCCCCACTGGAATACTCATTGACCGTTTCGGGCCCCGCCGATTGCTCCTCTTTGGTGCTCTTTGCATGGGATTTGGCCAAATCGTGCTAGGTTTCAGCTCGTCCTATGGAGTAGCGCTTATCGCGCGAGTCCTCATCGGAGCCGGAGACGCCACCGCGTTTCTTTCAGTTATGCGCCTCTTACCGCTGTGGTTCCCCCTGAGAAAGACACCCATTTTTTCACAACTGTCGGCATCTATCGGCCAGCTAGGGCAATTTATTTCAGCCGTTCCTTTTCTTGCTCTTTTGCATACAGCTGGATGGACATGGTCTTTTCTTAGTCTCGGCGCAGTCGGAATTCTGGTAGCCATGGCAGCTGCGATTTTGGTTGATGATGCTCCGGATTCCGCCGACAACCGCGGAAAAAGACCGCTTCTCCAGCACACCTCTTCTCAAGCTCACTCCACTACGTCGCACCCAACGAAAAAACTGAGGGTCAAGGTGGGCCTGAGAAGCCAAATGAAGAAGGTGACCTCCCAAGCTGTCTGTTGGCAAGCTTTTTTCACCCACTACACCGGTATTTTGCCGCAGCTTATTTTCACGATGCTCTGGGGTATGCCGCTGATGACCATGGGTATGGGATTAAGTTCCGCCCAAGCCGGATTAATCCTCACCATTAACACTATCGGCTCCATTATTTTCGGACCTGTTATGGGTTTTGTCTCTGCACGCCTTGGTCAACACCGAGACATTGCCGGAATCATTGCCGCCTCTGGAATGACTGTAGCGTGGTTGTTTTTCTTTTACCCCACAACTCCTCGAGGTTTCTTCGGCGTCTTTCTCATCAGCATCGTGACCGCCGCCTGCACCCCCGTATCTAATTTCGGCTTTGACTATGTTCGAGAAGAGTTATCACCGACGATCGTCGCCACCGGCACCGGCCTGGGGAATATGGGCGGCTTTCTTGCCGGCATGATCACCACTCAACTCTTCGGTTTCCTTCTTGATGCCGCCGCCACACACACCACCTACACCTGGCATGATTTTCGCTTCGCCTGGCTATCTGTCACTGGGATGTGGTTCATCGGAATGATGGGATTAATAATTGCCCGACGTCGGCGTCGTGCCTCTGCTCCCTGTGCTGTCCGCTATATCGAGCGCTCTGAGGGCTGACCTCTTCTCTTACCCCAGGTAACACCATCACTTCTACCTCAGTAACTCGCCGAGTGTTTCTTCTGGGGTAGCCATAAAATCCCTCATTGCTTGCACGTTTTCGCTCTCATTCCAGGTTATTTCTCGCCACCCTTGGTCATGGAATTCAATAATTTGAGCACCAGGGATAGCCATCATGATCGGAGAATGAGTAATTAGGAAAAATTGGTTTCCAGCAGCGATTGAGTGATAGACCTCTGCGAGGAACACCATTTGCCGAATGGTCGATAAACCTGATTCCGGCTCGTCGCACAGAATTAATCCACGCCCAGCGGTGAAATCTTGGATGAGAGACAGTACCGATTCTCCATGAGACAAAGCACGGACACTGTTAGACAGTGAGTGTAGCTGTGGCTCCGTCTTGTCAAGCATTACCTCATATGACTCAGCTCGGAGATAGAAGCCATTTTGTGGTTGTTGGTTCCTAAGGATAAGAAGATGCGGTGCTAAATCATTACCCGCATAGACTTGTTGCGGATAGTCTGCATCCCGCGCCCCACCGTGGTGATCAAAGCGATAGCGCTCAGCTAAAGCTGACAAGAGGGTTGACTTTCCAGTCCCGTTTTCCCCCGTGAGAATGACCACCGGCGATGTGATTTCAATAGGGTGAGCTCTCAGCGCCTTAATTGCGGGAATAGCAGTGACATAGGGTGCCGGTGGCGGGCGATGAGAATCTTCCAGGAACCCAATGCGGTGAATAAATGGAGGAATCACGGTGGGCCTTTAATGCCTCTGAGGATCATTGACGAAATGAACCATAGCCACCCTCTGGGGGTTTACGGTGTCCGGTCAAGAAATCAATGACACCATTAACTACCTGTTCTCCTACGTCTTTAGGAATGGGCCATTCGCCTTGTGGCGGACGAGGTGAGGGCGTCGGATCCTTGGCTATATCTGTCTCATCTTGGGTACCGAGGTTATCGCTTTCCAGGCTGAGGGTGTGATGGTCTGGGTCATAAGAGATGATGGTGTCCGGGTCCGCTCCGTTGCGGTAGGCAGCCTCTGAAAAAGCACTGAGCTCAGCTAGAGTGAGGTCGTTGAGGCTTAGGGTCATGGAGATTTTCATAGTTCCAAGTCTAAGAAGAAAAACCGGGTTTCACTAGCAAAGCTAAGAAAGATCAGGGAGAAAATCAGGGTTCCATACTTGGTTCTCCCCAAAACACTTCGTCAACAACTCGGCGAGCTCGACGAGTCAACCGGAGATAGTTTTCTAAAAAGTCCTGGTAATCGAGCGGTTTCCAGCCTGCCGCGGCAGCAACTTGCATGAGGTACAGCCCTGCTCCGGGGAGTTGATCAGTTCTTCTCCCACGTACCAAGACGAGGGCATTGCGCGCTTGAGTTGCAGCTAACCACGCGTCCTTTAAAGTCTTGACTTTTTCTGTTTCCAGGATCTCTAACTCAGCAAAGATATCAAGTAACTCCAGTGTCGAGGTATTCTTCAACTCCGGATATTTATGAACATTCTCAAGAGTCAGTAATTGCACGGTCCACTCGATGTCAGTCAAGGCTCCACGCCCCAACTTGGTGTGGGTGTTACGGTCGGCACCCCTCGGGAGCCGTTCATTATCCACCCGTGCTTTCATTCTCCGAACATCCCGGATAGTAGCTGGGCCAACTCCTTCTTCAGGGTATCGCCACGGATCAACCGCGTGCAGGAATTTTTCACCAACGTTATGATCTCCAGCAATAACAGTCGCCCTTAGTAGAGCTTGCTTTTCCCAGGTTTCACCCCACCGCTGATAATAGTTCTGATACGAGCCGACGGTTCGGACGCTAGCTCCACTTCTTCCCTCCGGGCGCAACCCCAGGTCAACTTCCAAAGGTGGATCTCCTGAGGGCTTATTGAGGCGTTGACGCATGTCATCGCAGATTTTTATGGCCCATTTCAGAGCATCATTTTCCGCTACCCCATCGCTAGGCTCGGCCACTAACATAACATCCGCATCTGATCCATAGCCTAGCTCAGCTCCGCCTAATCGCCCCATCCCGATCACCGCGATGCGAGCCGGCGGTTGCTCAAAGCCATCATTGTTCAAGCTATAGCGAATCTCTGCTCTGAGTGCGGCCTCTAAAACAGCATCCCATACTGTTGACAGCGCCAAGCATACTTCCGGCACGCTGAGCATTCCCAATAAATCAGCCGAGGCGATCCGGGCTAATTCCGTCCTCCTTAAGGAACGCGCCACAGCAATCGCCTTATTTGGGTCTTCATGGCGCCCCGCTGCCGCAACCAATGACGTACTCACCGTTTCCGGGCCCGTGGACAACAGCTTTGGTCCGGTTGCTCCATCCCCGAATTGCCGCACAATATCTGGAGCGGAAATGATGAGATCCGAGGTGTAGGGGGATGTCCCTAGGATATGCATGAGACGTTGACCGACTATGCCTTCATCCCGGAGCATCCTTAAAAACCAGGTTCTATCATGCGCGGCTTCGGATAGTTTCCGATAATTCAATAATCCAGCATCGGGATCTGCGGTGGCCGATAACCAGTCCATTAAACTGGGCAGCAGCATCGCCTGGATTTTAGCTTTCCGCGATACTCCCGAAGCTAATGCACTTAAGTGCTCAAAAGCACGCTCCGGGAATTTATAGCCTAAGGCGCTCAATTGTAATTTCGCAGCCTCGGGAGTGAGCTTTAAGGTATCAACACTCTTATTCACTACAGAGTGCAACAGCGGACGATAAAACAGCCTCCGATGCAAAGTAGAAACTTGTAATCTAATCCTTTTCAACTCTGCATTCAAAAGTTCCGTCGCTGACTTCTTCCCCACCCCAGTAAAACCAGCAGTCCTAGCAAGCCATTGATAATTGTGCTCCTCTTTTTCTGCCGGCAACGCATGAGTCCGACGTAATCTTTGCAGTTGTAAGCGATGTTCCAAAAGCCTCAAGAAAGCATAGGCATCAATGAGTCCATGTCCATCTTCACGGCCTACATACCCGCCCTCCACGAGGGCGTGAAGAGCGTCGACGGTGGCTAATTGCCTTAAACTCTCGTCTGAGCGCCCGTGAACAAGTTGTAAAAGTTGCACCGCAAATTCAACATCTCGAAGCCCACCTTCTCCGAGTTTTAATTCTCGCTCCCGTAATTCTTGAGGAACATTCTCTATAACTCGGCGTCGCATTGCTTGGACATCGTCAACGAAAGAATCTCGCTGGCTCGCAGTCCACACCATAGGCCTTAAGCGCGCAATATAGTCCTCCCCCAAAGCAATATTCCCCGTCATCGGCCGTGCTTTTAATAACGCCTGAAACTCCCATGTTTCTGCCCACCGTTGGTAATAAGCCACATGGCTATCCAAGGTGCGCACTAGTGCGCCATTTTTCCCTTCGGGTCTTAAAGCTGCGTCGACTTCGAAGAAACAACGGGAACCGATCCGGTTTAATTCACCGGCTAGCCGAGTTGCTTTGGTATTTGCCGGTTCGGCGACAAAAATAACGTCAACGTCGGAGATATAGTTTAATTCTCGAGCTCCGCACTTCCCCATCGCCAATACGGCTAGCGTGGTATCAACCGGTTTATCCCCATACACTTCTTTAACCGCTACAGCTAGCGCAGCAGTTAGTGCCGCATCTGCTAAATCAGTCAGTAAACCGGTAACAACGCTAAATTCCACCCGTGGTTGCTCGGGTCTACGCTTGTTCCCCGGATAGGTGCCGGCGAAATCATGCGCAGCGATACGCAAGACAAAAGTACGGTAGGTCTCCCGAAGATTTTTCGCTGCCTCCTGCCCCCCAATACCGGCACAATAGGTGCCAGGGCTCGTTAAATCTGGTTTCGCACCATCGGGGTAGCTGTGCGTATTCCCATCCTCGGGATCAGCTATCTGTGCTGGTTGCGCAGCAACTGCATCCAGCAAAGTACTCATCACTTCTTCAGTGGTAGGAAGCGGTTTTTGCAGTTCCCGCCACAACTCCGGATGTGCCACCAGATGATCTCCAAGCGCGGTAGAACCGCCAAGGAGAGCAAAAAGCCGAACTCTGAGAGCTGGATCGGAGATTAGTTGTTCGGTCAGTTCAGCACGCCCGGAAGGGCCGAAGTGTTCGTCGAGAGCAGCAACCAGACGATGAACAGTGTTCAGCGCTAAATCTGGATCCCCAGCTCCAGATAAGGCCCACAAAATGTCGATAGTTTCCGGGGTATTCCACCCCAACCATTCCACGTCTTCGGCTGACCTAGCGCCTTTGAGGCCGAGCACCGCTGGAGAAGGAATTTTTGCCGGAGTGTTCACGATGTTTTCTGCTCCTTAGTAATCCAAAATGGTGCGCAGTTCCCAGGGGGTAATTTGTTGCTGATATTTATGCCACTCTTCCCATTTACTTTGAAGGAAGAATTCAAAAACGTGCTCTCCTAGAATTTCGGCCATTAATTCAGAGCGTTCTAATTCCCTCACGGCCTGATCTAAGCTATGCGGAAGGTCAACATATCCCATAGCTCGTCGCTCTCGACGAGATAGCAACGATACATCGTCTTCTGCTGGATCATCTAATTCATAGCCTTCTCGAATACCTTTAAGACCAGCACCCAAGAGTACTGAGAAAGCTAAATATGGATTACAGGCGGAATCAATACTTCGAACCTCTACTCGACGAGATTCCTCTTTTCCTAATCGGTAAGTAGGTACCCGAATGAGAGCCGAACGATTGGATACTCCCCACGTCACCGCAGTTGGGGCCTCATTTCCAAACATTATTCTTTTGTATGAGTTCACCCATTGATTGGTCACAGCAGATAGCTCCGAAGCGTGGTGCAACACTCCGGCGATGAATTGGCGAGCGGTTTTAGACAGACTGAACTCATCATCTGAATCATGAAAAGCATTAGATTCCCCTTCAAATAAGGAGAAATGCGTGTGCATGGCAGAGCCAGCATAATTCTGAAATGGTTTTGGCATGAAAGAGGCGGTGATCCCATTGCGTTGAGCAACTTGTTTAATCACATAGCGGAACGTCATGATGGAGTCTGCCATGGTTAAAACATCGGCATGTCGGAGATCAATTTCTTGTTGGCCCGGCGCAGTTTCATGATGAGAAAACTCAACCGGTATTCCCATGGCCTCCAGGGCTAACATTGCCTCCCGACGGAAAGATGCCGCCTCATTATGCGTTGCCTGGTCAAAATAACCACCATTATCGGTCGGAATTGGACGTCGCCCCTCAGTGAGAACAGATTGAAGTAAATAGAACTCAATCTCGGGAGACACCATGCATTCGAAACCATCGGCGGCGGCCGATTGCACCTGACGTCGCAAGACTTGGCGGGGATCCGACCACGATGGTTGCCCGTCGGGCATGGAAATATCGCAGAACATCCGAGCAGCTTGGAGCGGAGAATCCTCCCCATCAAAAGGAACGATCTGGAAAGTGGAGGGGTCAGGTAGCGCTATGGTGTCTGCCTCTGAGACTCGGGAAAAACCTTCAATAGCTGATCCGTCAAAACCTACCCCCTCTTCAAAGGCGGATTCCAGCTCGCTTGGCGCCATAACCACAGACTTGAGATAGCCGAGAATGTCGGTAAACCAGAGTCGGATAAACCGGATATCTCGTTCTTCTACAGTTCTGAGCACAAATTCCTGCTGACTATCCATGCACCCATGCTAGCGAACGGGGGTAAAAAGATCAGAGGAAAAACGCAGGTTGATCTGATGTTGACAATTGATGGGGGTGGCTATGTCCATAGGCGATGATGAACTAAGGGCAGACATTCGAAAACATATTCGCATTAGGGGGTTGAGATGTCGAATAAGAATAATCAAAACACCACGAATAACACTTCGGGTGAGGGACTCATTATAGAAGCTATCTACCGGACTGGATCTCTGGGATGGACCCCCACTGACCTG
This genomic interval from Corynebacterium poyangense contains the following:
- a CDS encoding sensor histidine kinase, whose amino-acid sequence is MWVKEVVRVGILLWFTITYLLTLNSLLTRFLILSAALLFLAFPWINSRYRDWALGLIALSITAGLCDPTYYQTIIIAPIPCYAIYLAAASSQRRIFFLIWSVVGVSFAILSGHSPIERTDWIVDLVLCGITMIILGFFYLLGVIRWRQDQRIELLEAQLATAALQERTRIARELHDIIAHNLTGVIALADGARYAAEHDSQVAVKALETISETSRESLADMRGVLHTLREDTPREISAPPGFEQIPELISEAEKQGLEIIVTGLSQERSLSSVKSFTAYRVTQELITNMLRYSNPPRGTLEFVGAENITIIASNPYLSDAHSSPGLGLQGISERITAIGGTMNIDSTQGIFRVEVELGD
- a CDS encoding NUDIX hydrolase; this translates as MPTPDFVVELREKVGHDLLYMGGVTALVIRDVAPGSPVWEVPEVLLVKRKDTEEWTPITGIIEPGHEPDDTARREVWEETGIEAQVEALLGVGEVGPVTYPNGDQALFLDTAIRLSQVGEEQPCVHDDENIDVGWFKISQLPPMKPRFRLVIADAVAQMKHPQGFRPRMGYHKRNL
- the thrC gene encoding threonine synthase, which translates into the protein MRYFSTRDSSRTPYTFSDILLGGLAPDGGLFLPETYPQLDDATLSSWRNLLRQEGYAALAAEVLSLFIDDIPASDLKAMTARAYHSPKFANSEIVPVTELGEGIYIGHLSEGPTAAFKDMAMQLLGELFEYELNRRQTTMNILGATSGDTGSSAEYAMRGRTGIRVFMLTPAGRMTPFQQAQMFGLDDPNIFNIALDGVFDDCQDVVKAVSSDAEFKATYRIGAVNSINWARLLAQVVYYIVCWLKVTENNEQQVSFSVPTGNFGDICAGHIARCMGLPIDRLIVATNENDVLDEFFKTGHYRPRSSAETQATSSPSMDISRASNFERFIFDVLSRDAHRTADLFGTQLKDQGFSLADDPVFPQITEKFGFLSARSTHADRLSTIADVVKRYNVVVDPHTADGIKAARDWIDDIDTPVVCLETALPVKFADTIIEATSQEPVVPERFTGILDGPRHVTELPNDAEVVKKFIRDSIAATDVR
- a CDS encoding MFS transporter, whose product is MSAASSHSSSENSNHLSQPSPQTAVTGKALMVWAAAVLLYVIAITGRTSFGVAGVEAIQRFHVDASRTAVFTAVQVGVYALAQIPTGILIDRFGPRRLLLFGALCMGFGQIVLGFSSSYGVALIARVLIGAGDATAFLSVMRLLPLWFPLRKTPIFSQLSASIGQLGQFISAVPFLALLHTAGWTWSFLSLGAVGILVAMAAAILVDDAPDSADNRGKRPLLQHTSSQAHSTTSHPTKKLRVKVGLRSQMKKVTSQAVCWQAFFTHYTGILPQLIFTMLWGMPLMTMGMGLSSAQAGLILTINTIGSIIFGPVMGFVSARLGQHRDIAGIIAASGMTVAWLFFFYPTTPRGFFGVFLISIVTAACTPVSNFGFDYVREELSPTIVATGTGLGNMGGFLAGMITTQLFGFLLDAAATHTTYTWHDFRFAWLSVTGMWFIGMMGLIIARRRRRASAPCAVRYIERSEG
- a CDS encoding ATP-binding cassette domain-containing protein; its protein translation is MIPPFIHRIGFLEDSHRPPPAPYVTAIPAIKALRAHPIEITSPVVILTGENGTGKSTLLSALAERYRFDHHGGARDADYPQQVYAGNDLAPHLLILRNQQPQNGFYLRAESYEVMLDKTEPQLHSLSNSVRALSHGESVLSLIQDFTAGRGLILCDEPESGLSTIRQMVFLAEVYHSIAAGNQFFLITHSPIMMAIPGAQIIEFHDQGWREITWNESENVQAMRDFMATPEETLGELLR
- a CDS encoding bifunctional [glutamine synthetase] adenylyltransferase/[glutamine synthetase]-adenylyl-L-tyrosine phosphorylase; this encodes MNTPAKIPSPAVLGLKGARSAEDVEWLGWNTPETIDILWALSGAGDPDLALNTVHRLVAALDEHFGPSGRAELTEQLISDPALRVRLFALLGGSTALGDHLVAHPELWRELQKPLPTTEEVMSTLLDAVAAQPAQIADPEDGNTHSYPDGAKPDLTSPGTYCAGIGGQEAAKNLRETYRTFVLRIAAHDFAGTYPGNKRRPEQPRVEFSVVTGLLTDLADAALTAALAVAVKEVYGDKPVDTTLAVLAMGKCGARELNYISDVDVIFVAEPANTKATRLAGELNRIGSRCFFEVDAALRPEGKNGALVRTLDSHVAYYQRWAETWEFQALLKARPMTGNIALGEDYIARLRPMVWTASQRDSFVDDVQAMRRRVIENVPQELRERELKLGEGGLRDVEFAVQLLQLVHGRSDESLRQLATVDALHALVEGGYVGREDGHGLIDAYAFLRLLEHRLQLQRLRRTHALPAEKEEHNYQWLARTAGFTGVGKKSATELLNAELKRIRLQVSTLHRRLFYRPLLHSVVNKSVDTLKLTPEAAKLQLSALGYKFPERAFEHLSALASGVSRKAKIQAMLLPSLMDWLSATADPDAGLLNYRKLSEAAHDRTWFLRMLRDEGIVGQRLMHILGTSPYTSDLIISAPDIVRQFGDGATGPKLLSTGPETVSTSLVAAAGRHEDPNKAIAVARSLRRTELARIASADLLGMLSVPEVCLALSTVWDAVLEAALRAEIRYSLNNDGFEQPPARIAVIGMGRLGGAELGYGSDADVMLVAEPSDGVAENDALKWAIKICDDMRQRLNKPSGDPPLEVDLGLRPEGRSGASVRTVGSYQNYYQRWGETWEKQALLRATVIAGDHNVGEKFLHAVDPWRYPEEGVGPATIRDVRRMKARVDNERLPRGADRNTHTKLGRGALTDIEWTVQLLTLENVHKYPELKNTSTLELLDIFAELEILETEKVKTLKDAWLAATQARNALVLVRGRRTDQLPGAGLYLMQVAAAAGWKPLDYQDFLENYLRLTRRARRVVDEVFWGEPSMEP
- the glnA gene encoding type I glutamate--ammonia ligase — its product is MDSQQEFVLRTVEERDIRFIRLWFTDILGYLKSVVMAPSELESAFEEGVGFDGSAIEGFSRVSEADTIALPDPSTFQIVPFDGEDSPLQAARMFCDISMPDGQPSWSDPRQVLRRQVQSAAADGFECMVSPEIEFYLLQSVLTEGRRPIPTDNGGYFDQATHNEAASFRREAMLALEAMGIPVEFSHHETAPGQQEIDLRHADVLTMADSIMTFRYVIKQVAQRNGITASFMPKPFQNYAGSAMHTHFSLFEGESNAFHDSDDEFSLSKTARQFIAGVLHHASELSAVTNQWVNSYKRIMFGNEAPTAVTWGVSNRSALIRVPTYRLGKEESRRVEVRSIDSACNPYLAFSVLLGAGLKGIREGYELDDPAEDDVSLLSRRERRAMGYVDLPHSLDQAVRELERSELMAEILGEHVFEFFLQSKWEEWHKYQQQITPWELRTILDY